From Chryseobacterium shandongense, the proteins below share one genomic window:
- a CDS encoding tetratricopeptide repeat protein produces the protein MKKIVVTLLIAVSFNISAQNSKVFSSSYAHESKKEYAEAIKDMEGIDSGNNYYSKVRLGWLHYINGNNTKSVEYYKAAITIKPKAIEPLLGIAGPLYTLQKWTELKGIYTKILSIDPNNTTALYRLALTNYYAKDYPAAEAQAAKMLTMYPFDFDTNLLMGGIKLSLGKISEAKGFYETALLAKPDDKTAMETLQSLK, from the coding sequence ATGAAAAAAATTGTTGTAACATTACTTATTGCTGTAAGCTTTAATATTTCAGCACAAAACAGTAAAGTTTTTTCCAGCAGTTATGCCCACGAAAGCAAAAAAGAATATGCTGAAGCCATAAAAGATATGGAAGGCATAGACTCCGGAAATAATTATTATTCTAAAGTTCGTTTAGGATGGCTGCACTATATTAACGGGAACAATACCAAATCGGTAGAATATTATAAAGCTGCGATAACAATAAAACCGAAGGCAATAGAACCTCTTTTAGGAATTGCCGGCCCGCTGTATACCCTTCAAAAATGGACTGAACTAAAAGGGATCTATACAAAAATACTATCCATTGACCCGAATAATACAACAGCATTGTATCGTCTGGCGCTCACCAATTATTATGCAAAAGATTACCCTGCAGCTGAAGCTCAGGCAGCAAAAATGCTTACCATGTATCCTTTTGATTTTGACACCAACCTTTTAATGGGTGGTATAAAACTGAGTTTAGGTAAAATTTCCGAAGCCAAAGGATTTTATGAAACCGCACTGCTCGCAAAACCGGATGATAAAACCGCAATGGAAACGCTGCAAAGTTTAAAATAG
- a CDS encoding sigma-70 family RNA polymerase sigma factor, producing MVKEISFSVIFAASNRSMMRNTDSGLAPEQWVDAFADFLYSFAITRVNSREDAEDIVQDTFLAAFKNADKFEERESVKTWLTSILKNKIVDYYRKKSHSSQSYEDYLDETEASFENAFFNHDNYGRWKNDIHKNYLSESTDDYILSKEFYKILEFCLQKLPSKLKPVFVAKYMLDEDAEKICKDFSITPSNYWVLLFRAKTLLRSCLEKNEITL from the coding sequence ATGGTCAAAGAAATATCTTTTTCTGTTATATTTGCGGCATCAAACAGATCGATGATGAGAAATACAGATTCCGGTTTAGCTCCCGAACAGTGGGTAGATGCCTTTGCTGATTTTCTTTACAGCTTTGCGATAACCAGAGTAAATTCCAGGGAAGATGCGGAAGATATCGTACAGGATACCTTTTTGGCGGCTTTCAAAAATGCAGACAAGTTTGAAGAAAGAGAGTCTGTAAAAACATGGCTTACCAGCATTCTGAAAAATAAAATAGTAGATTATTACAGAAAAAAAAGCCATAGCAGCCAAAGCTATGAAGACTATCTTGATGAAACCGAAGCATCATTCGAAAATGCTTTCTTCAATCATGACAACTACGGCAGATGGAAAAATGATATCCATAAAAATTACCTTTCCGAAAGTACGGACGATTATATTTTAAGCAAAGAATTTTATAAAATCTTGGAGTTCTGTCTGCAGAAACTGCCTTCAAAACTAAAACCTGTTTTTGTTGCCAAATACATGCTGGATGAAGATGCCGAAAAAATTTGTAAGGATTTCAGCATTACTCCGTCTAATTACTGGGTGCTTCTTTTTCGGGCTAAAACACTGCTCAGAAGCTGCCTCGAAAAAAATGAAATTACTTTGTAA
- a CDS encoding YHS domain-containing (seleno)protein has translation MKTQFFIPFLLLINSILFSQTSNINKENGVANYGYDVVSYFSGKPQPGSANNAVKYQGTNYYFVSPENKAKFQKEPGKYLPQYGGYCAFAMGDYGKKVDVNPKTFKITDGKLYLFYNKLLTNTLTSWIKDEKNLTIKADKNWQKFNTK, from the coding sequence ATGAAAACACAATTCTTTATTCCGTTTCTGTTATTGATAAACAGTATCCTCTTTTCACAAACTTCAAACATTAACAAGGAAAATGGTGTCGCCAACTATGGTTATGATGTGGTGAGTTATTTTTCGGGAAAACCGCAGCCGGGATCAGCAAATAATGCTGTAAAATATCAAGGAACAAATTATTATTTCGTAAGCCCTGAAAATAAAGCCAAATTTCAGAAAGAGCCGGGGAAATATCTCCCTCAGTATGGTGGTTACTGTGCTTTTGCTATGGGAGATTATGGCAAAAAAGTAGATGTAAATCCCAAGACTTTCAAAATTACCGACGGGAAATTATATCTGTTTTACAACAAGCTCTTAACCAACACCCTTACAAGCTGGATTAAAGATGAAAAAAATCTTACCATTAAAGCAGACAAAAACTGGCAAAAATTTAACACAAAATAA
- a CDS encoding DM13 domain-containing protein, whose product MMKKLILILAAGFFLQSCIRENTSTEDLMEMAPENSKLISSGEFMKGPYGNNIGGKAEIYEKDGVYTLAFDKDFSVSNGPDLYVYVSTEQQPNNFISLGKLKSVNGGQVYTFATKPDLDAYKYAVVHCQQYNHMFSYALLQKK is encoded by the coding sequence ATGATGAAAAAATTAATCTTAATTCTTGCAGCAGGCTTTTTTCTTCAGAGCTGCATCAGAGAGAATACTTCCACAGAAGATTTAATGGAAATGGCCCCGGAAAATTCCAAGCTTATTTCCTCCGGAGAATTTATGAAGGGACCCTACGGAAACAATATTGGCGGTAAAGCTGAGATTTATGAAAAAGATGGAGTTTATACGCTGGCTTTTGATAAAGACTTTTCAGTAAGCAACGGGCCGGATCTGTATGTATATGTAAGTACTGAACAACAGCCCAATAATTTTATCTCATTAGGAAAACTAAAATCCGTCAATGGGGGACAGGTGTATACTTTTGCTACTAAACCGGACTTAGATGCTTATAAATACGCTGTAGTACACTGTCAGCAATATAATCATATGTTCTCCTACGCATTACTTCAAAAAAAATAA
- a CDS encoding DoxX family protein, translating to MKKITNWIIRLVPVIIMLQTLYFKFSAAPESVYIFSKIGMEPYGRIGIGVLELIASILILIPRTTSYGAVLGLGLMLGAIKFHVTELGIDVQNDGGKLFYLAVIVAVFCLILIVSHRKQLFSLFSKK from the coding sequence ATGAAAAAAATTACCAACTGGATTATCCGACTTGTTCCCGTAATCATTATGCTGCAAACCCTCTATTTTAAATTTTCTGCTGCACCGGAATCTGTCTATATTTTCTCCAAAATAGGAATGGAACCTTACGGAAGGATAGGGATCGGTGTTCTGGAACTGATTGCTTCCATTTTAATTTTAATACCCAGAACCACTTCGTACGGAGCTGTTTTAGGACTAGGCTTAATGCTTGGTGCGATCAAATTTCATGTGACAGAATTGGGTATTGATGTACAGAACGATGGTGGTAAGCTTTTTTACCTGGCAGTGATCGTAGCTGTATTTTGCCTGATTTTAATTGTCTCTCACAGGAAACAGCTTTTTTCTTTATTCTCCAAAAAATAA
- a CDS encoding DinB family protein, whose amino-acid sequence MIKSIEKNLQELSQTIGPISDQLYRMKSKYLFGSSIGQHIRHILEMYQVLLSGYPSGRFSFENRKRNKALEENVREMLCTIEKIAAEINKKDKELICILHDNANHKQELKTTYFRELLYCFEHGIHHQALIKVALKEFEWENIPENFGVAPSTIKFRLACAQ is encoded by the coding sequence ATGATAAAAAGTATTGAAAAAAATCTGCAGGAATTATCACAAACAATTGGCCCTATTTCTGATCAGTTATACAGGATGAAAAGTAAATATCTGTTTGGAAGTTCAATCGGGCAGCACATCAGGCATATTCTTGAAATGTATCAGGTTTTGCTGTCTGGTTATCCATCTGGAAGATTTTCTTTTGAAAACAGGAAAAGAAACAAGGCTCTTGAAGAAAATGTGAGAGAAATGTTATGTACCATTGAAAAAATTGCTGCTGAAATCAATAAAAAAGACAAGGAATTGATCTGCATTCTGCACGATAATGCAAACCACAAACAGGAACTCAAAACAACGTATTTCCGGGAGTTGCTGTACTGTTTTGAACACGGAATCCATCATCAGGCATTAATAAAAGTTGCCCTCAAAGAATTTGAGTGGGAAAATATTCCTGAAAATTTCGGGGTTGCACCTTCAACTATAAAATTCAGACTTGCATGTGCACAGTAA
- a CDS encoding NRDE family protein, giving the protein MCTVSYFKTRDSIIFTSNRDEKTSREKAVFPNTLEMENQILYFPKDKKASGTWFAADDRGNVAILLNGAFQKHTSKPPYKKSRGIVLLDLVKSTCFLQAFREYNLSGIEPFQLLVFFDKKLMRLLWDGTVKHEFFLNENESHLLSSKTLYNDSIEKDREKYFRRFQMNRNIESGEILNFHKKHQIEKEPEIDFSIKEEFLTVSITQVIIRQDKIHFSYHDLTQNTIQHTKIEKRSFV; this is encoded by the coding sequence ATGTGCACAGTAAGCTATTTTAAAACCCGAGATTCAATAATTTTCACGTCCAATCGGGATGAGAAAACAAGCAGGGAAAAAGCGGTTTTTCCAAATACCTTGGAAATGGAGAATCAAATATTGTATTTTCCTAAAGATAAAAAGGCATCAGGAACATGGTTTGCTGCTGATGACCGTGGGAATGTGGCAATACTTTTGAACGGAGCTTTTCAAAAACATACAAGCAAGCCGCCTTATAAAAAAAGCAGGGGTATTGTTCTTTTAGATCTTGTTAAAAGCACGTGTTTTTTACAGGCTTTCCGGGAATATAACTTGTCGGGAATAGAACCATTTCAGTTGTTGGTTTTCTTTGATAAAAAATTAATGAGGCTGCTTTGGGACGGAACGGTTAAACATGAATTTTTCTTAAATGAAAATGAAAGCCATCTGCTTTCTTCCAAAACATTATACAACGACAGTATCGAAAAAGACAGGGAAAAATATTTCAGAAGATTTCAGATGAATAGAAATATAGAATCCGGGGAAATACTTAATTTCCACAAAAAACATCAGATAGAAAAAGAACCCGAAATAGATTTCTCAATAAAAGAAGAATTTCTTACCGTAAGTATCACACAGGTTATTATTAGACAAGATAAGATTCATTTCTCATATCACGATCTTACACAAAACACAATACAACATACAAAAATTGAAAAAAGAAGTTTTGTTTAA
- a CDS encoding ATP-grasp domain-containing protein — translation MKKEVLFKLRYKWYRFIHWEFWPMWTVYLPCIFYYFWISLKSRSFGFFKAVNPAIVHGGMTLEDKNFVNQLLPEKYRPKSFLVNGKTNPEEIENLIIQNRLEYPVILKPNNGCRGRNVELIRNRESLKKYLENNGHEDLLLEEYINFPNEIGVFYIRFPNEKKGFVTGIVEKKGITITGDGEQNLGELIKYNLRYHSFYSKIFQDGEYNANHIPFENEQILVSSIGNHARGATFYDVSDKISENLTELFNEICSTVSGFYYGRFDVKFNTWKELENGGNFKIIELNGAASEPTFIYDPKHSYFFAVTEIMKHWNFMYEIARLNKKKGHHFTSIEECWKILKEFNPFLTSSRI, via the coding sequence TTGAAAAAAGAAGTTTTGTTTAAATTACGTTACAAATGGTACCGCTTTATCCATTGGGAATTCTGGCCTATGTGGACAGTATATCTTCCTTGTATTTTCTATTACTTTTGGATCAGTCTGAAATCAAGGTCTTTTGGCTTTTTTAAGGCGGTAAACCCTGCTATTGTTCACGGAGGTATGACACTTGAGGATAAAAATTTTGTTAATCAGCTTTTGCCGGAAAAATACAGACCGAAATCTTTTCTTGTGAATGGTAAAACAAATCCTGAAGAAATTGAAAATCTTATCATCCAAAACCGGTTGGAATATCCCGTTATTTTAAAACCGAACAACGGCTGCAGAGGCAGAAACGTAGAATTGATAAGAAACCGCGAAAGCCTGAAAAAGTATCTTGAAAACAACGGACACGAAGATTTGCTTTTGGAAGAATATATTAATTTTCCAAATGAAATCGGAGTTTTCTACATTAGGTTTCCTAACGAAAAAAAAGGTTTCGTCACCGGAATTGTAGAAAAGAAAGGCATTACAATCACGGGAGATGGTGAACAAAATTTAGGTGAACTTATAAAATATAACCTTCGGTATCATTCGTTTTATTCAAAAATTTTTCAGGATGGTGAGTACAACGCAAACCACATTCCCTTCGAAAATGAACAAATACTCGTAAGCAGCATTGGAAATCATGCAAGGGGCGCCACATTTTATGATGTTTCAGATAAAATTTCAGAAAATCTCACCGAATTATTTAATGAAATCTGTTCTACTGTAAGTGGCTTTTATTACGGAAGATTTGATGTGAAGTTTAATACCTGGAAAGAGTTGGAAAACGGGGGAAATTTTAAAATTATTGAATTAAATGGTGCTGCATCGGAACCTACTTTTATCTATGATCCGAAACACTCTTACTTTTTTGCCGTCACAGAAATAATGAAACACTGGAATTTTATGTATGAAATTGCGAGGCTTAATAAGAAAAAAGGTCATCACTTTACAAGCATTGAAGAATGCTGGAAAATCCTTAAAGAGTTTAATCCGTTTCTTACATCGTCAAGAATTTAA
- a CDS encoding L,D-transpeptidase, which produces MKNILKKKSFLFTLFIALTVISCKKEIEKINEKINDASSSITQDSDKKDSLAAKKDSVIQKESLPPAIQEYGFYNAYIFPKNKKVKDSLFALFNKKYTEKERYAILALNRLDSKNKWSADTLVVPAKVDTTLMEYAPFPLQLDVLSPVKKFVVFSYPIQAYGVYSNGSLVKWGPTSMGKKSAKTKTGLTFANWKKKLAISTVDSEWKLPYNFNIFNLDGIGWHQYDLPGYPASHSCLRLLMNDAKWLYNYADTWVLNPGGATTKARGTAVLVYGDYPWGKRKPWRKLLNDPNSNNISVEEMTKMIEPNIEKILKEQDNRERVADSIKAAKAVLEQMPQTTKTLEP; this is translated from the coding sequence ATGAAAAACATATTGAAAAAAAAATCATTTCTTTTCACATTATTTATAGCATTAACGGTGATTTCCTGTAAAAAAGAAATCGAAAAAATCAACGAAAAAATCAATGATGCTTCTTCATCCATAACCCAGGATTCTGATAAAAAAGATTCTTTGGCAGCAAAAAAAGATTCTGTTATACAAAAAGAATCATTACCTCCTGCAATACAGGAGTATGGTTTTTACAATGCCTATATCTTTCCTAAAAATAAAAAAGTGAAAGATTCGCTGTTTGCTCTATTCAATAAGAAATATACTGAAAAAGAACGATATGCCATTCTTGCTTTAAACAGGCTTGATTCTAAAAACAAATGGAGTGCAGATACATTGGTGGTTCCTGCGAAAGTAGATACTACTTTAATGGAATATGCTCCGTTTCCGCTTCAGCTGGATGTTTTAAGTCCGGTGAAAAAATTTGTTGTGTTCTCCTATCCGATTCAGGCTTATGGTGTTTATTCCAACGGAAGCCTGGTAAAATGGGGTCCGACAAGTATGGGGAAAAAGTCGGCTAAAACAAAAACAGGCCTCACTTTCGCCAACTGGAAGAAAAAGCTGGCAATCTCTACAGTAGACAGCGAATGGAAGCTTCCTTATAATTTCAATATTTTTAATCTTGACGGTATCGGATGGCATCAGTATGACCTTCCGGGATATCCTGCCTCACACTCATGCTTACGATTACTAATGAATGATGCAAAATGGCTGTATAATTACGCAGACACCTGGGTCTTAAATCCCGGAGGAGCAACTACAAAAGCAAGAGGAACTGCTGTGCTGGTGTATGGAGATTATCCTTGGGGAAAACGTAAACCCTGGAGAAAACTGCTAAACGATCCGAATTCCAATAATATTTCTGTAGAGGAGATGACAAAAATGATTGAGCCCAACATCGAAAAAATACTGAAAGAACAGGATAACAGGGAAAGGGTAGCAGACTCTATAAAGGCAGCAAAAGCGGTATTGGAGCAAATGCCTCAAACCACCAAAACCTTAGAACCTTAA
- a CDS encoding PDZ domain-containing protein has product MKLTCFFWIFFFGIFINAQNSFEIRNVKKTVIPFKFINNLIFIPVNINGAELTFLLDTGVSETSIFSLENKELKLINVEKIKFSGLGGEKSIDGFRSENNIGKIGKHFVNDSMTVYIITDQDFNISSHVGIPVNGIIGYHFFKNHPVVIDYISKKLTIYNDENLFRKKIKNFSELDISIEKNKPYIFADVEMTRERKSSKLLIDLGNSDPIWLFPKLIKDFVYNRPNIDDFLGRGFNGDVYGKRSRIHNLYLGDFKFEKPLTAMPDEYSIQHVNLVENRKGSLGGDILRRFTVAFDYSGEKIYLKKNRDFYDPFHFNMSGLDFKQDGMEWTKDMVSLPTKSQSKPSGGTEIFSSSVQYNFILKPIFSIAGVRKDSPGAKAGLQKDDRLITINGKKTADMTLQKILELMKSEEGRTIEMVIERKNKEMSIRFTLEDPIPYQE; this is encoded by the coding sequence ATGAAACTGACGTGTTTTTTCTGGATTTTTTTCTTTGGTATTTTTATCAATGCCCAAAACTCTTTTGAAATACGGAATGTAAAAAAAACCGTTATTCCATTCAAATTTATCAACAATCTTATATTCATTCCGGTTAATATCAACGGTGCAGAACTCACATTTTTGCTGGACACGGGAGTTTCTGAAACATCCATCTTCAGTCTGGAAAATAAGGAACTAAAACTTATAAATGTTGAAAAAATAAAATTTTCAGGATTAGGCGGAGAAAAAAGCATCGACGGATTCCGATCGGAAAACAATATCGGAAAGATCGGAAAGCATTTTGTGAATGATTCCATGACCGTCTATATCATCACAGATCAGGACTTCAATATTTCTTCTCACGTTGGAATTCCTGTGAATGGAATAATCGGCTATCATTTTTTTAAGAATCATCCGGTGGTGATCGATTATATATCTAAAAAGCTTACGATATATAATGACGAAAATCTTTTCAGAAAAAAAATAAAAAATTTTAGTGAGCTTGATATAAGCATTGAAAAGAATAAACCTTACATTTTTGCTGATGTGGAAATGACCAGGGAAAGAAAAAGCTCCAAACTTCTCATTGACCTGGGGAACAGTGATCCGATATGGCTTTTTCCGAAGCTTATAAAAGATTTTGTATATAACCGACCCAATATTGATGATTTTCTGGGAAGGGGTTTTAACGGTGATGTTTACGGAAAGAGAAGCCGTATTCATAATCTGTATTTAGGAGATTTTAAATTTGAAAAACCACTCACAGCAATGCCTGATGAATATTCTATACAGCACGTGAATCTTGTTGAAAACAGAAAAGGTTCGCTAGGCGGAGATATTTTAAGACGTTTTACGGTAGCTTTTGATTATTCCGGTGAGAAAATATACCTCAAAAAAAACCGGGATTTTTACGATCCTTTTCATTTCAACATGAGCGGACTAGATTTTAAGCAGGATGGAATGGAATGGACCAAAGACATGGTAAGCCTTCCCACCAAAAGCCAAAGCAAGCCCTCCGGTGGTACCGAGATATTCAGCAGCAGCGTACAATATAATTTCATCCTGAAACCTATCTTTTCAATTGCCGGAGTTCGAAAAGATTCTCCCGGTGCAAAAGCGGGATTGCAAAAAGATGACAGGCTCATCACCATTAATGGCAAGAAAACTGCAGATATGACCTTACAAAAGATTTTAGAACTTATGAAGTCTGAAGAAGGGCGAACTATAGAAATGGTTATTGAACGAAAAAACAAAGAGATGTCCATTCGTTTTACTTTGGAAGACCCTATACCTTATCAAGAATAA
- a CDS encoding alpha/beta hydrolase: MNLDYIVREPEDITSETTILFMFHGYGSNEQDLFTFRETLPADWIIVSFRAPKTTEFEGYSWYDIDFNNPERFVDIQQATESLNSILESILKIINHYGITHGKTHLCGFSQGGILCYALALKYPEMFHLVACLSSYPEEKLLNDIVKDKKKLEKLRFFISHGTDDAIIPLDWGRKAADLLYDLGCYFTFREYMSGHGVNQKNYMDLMDFFSK; encoded by the coding sequence ATGAATTTAGATTATATTGTAAGAGAGCCGGAAGATATTACTTCAGAAACAACGATCCTTTTCATGTTTCATGGATACGGAAGCAATGAGCAGGATCTTTTCACATTCAGGGAAACTCTTCCTGCCGACTGGATTATCGTAAGTTTCAGAGCACCGAAAACAACAGAGTTTGAAGGCTATTCATGGTATGATATCGATTTTAACAATCCGGAACGTTTTGTGGATATTCAACAAGCAACAGAATCTTTGAACAGTATATTGGAAAGCATTCTGAAAATCATCAACCATTATGGCATTACCCATGGAAAAACACATCTCTGCGGCTTCAGCCAAGGTGGAATTCTTTGCTATGCACTTGCCCTGAAATATCCTGAAATGTTCCATCTGGTTGCGTGCCTTAGCAGTTATCCGGAAGAAAAACTCTTGAATGACATCGTAAAAGACAAGAAAAAGCTGGAAAAGCTCCGCTTTTTTATTTCACATGGTACAGACGATGCAATCATCCCTCTGGATTGGGGCAGAAAAGCAGCTGATCTCCTGTATGATCTGGGATGCTATTTTACATTCAGAGAATATATGAGCGGTCACGGCGTAAACCAGAAAAACTATATGGATCTTATGGATTTTTTCTCAAAATAA
- the tyrS gene encoding tyrosine--tRNA ligase translates to MNSFIEELKWRGLFADMMPGTDEQLNKEMTTAYIGFDPTADSLHIGSLIQIKILAHFQQHGHKPIALVGGATGMIGDPSGKSAERNLLDEETLLHYVDCLKNQLSRFLDFSGSEPNKAELVNNYDWMKNISFLDFAKNVGKNITVNYMMAKDSVKKRFSGESGAEGMSFTEFTYQLIQGYDFLHLYQNNNVKLQMGGSDQWGNITTGTELIRRKAQGEAFALTVPLITKADGSKFGKSESGENYWLDKKKTSPYKFYQFWLNATDDDAERFIKFYTFLGKEEIENLIEEHKTALNERKLQKKLAEEVTVWVHGREEYEKALKASEILFGRSTAEDMVGLDEATFLELFDGVPQKEIAKDDALGVNIIDLLSEKSGFLKSKSEASREIKGNAISVNKQKVNDTFTANESDLIDGKFLLLQKGKKNYFIVKVI, encoded by the coding sequence ATGAACTCTTTTATTGAAGAATTGAAATGGCGCGGTCTTTTTGCAGACATGATGCCCGGAACGGATGAACAGCTGAATAAGGAAATGACAACTGCCTATATCGGTTTTGATCCTACTGCAGATTCTTTACATATTGGAAGTCTTATTCAGATAAAAATTCTTGCCCACTTTCAGCAGCATGGCCATAAACCGATTGCTTTGGTAGGCGGTGCTACGGGAATGATCGGCGATCCTTCGGGAAAGTCTGCAGAAAGAAATCTCCTGGATGAAGAAACGCTTCTTCATTATGTAGACTGCCTGAAAAACCAGCTTTCCAGGTTTCTTGATTTCTCAGGAAGTGAGCCTAATAAAGCTGAGCTTGTCAATAATTATGACTGGATGAAAAATATTTCTTTCCTTGATTTTGCCAAAAATGTGGGAAAAAATATTACCGTCAATTATATGATGGCCAAAGATTCCGTGAAAAAAAGATTTTCGGGAGAATCCGGAGCGGAAGGAATGAGTTTTACAGAGTTTACGTACCAGCTTATCCAGGGATATGACTTCCTGCATTTATACCAGAATAATAATGTAAAACTTCAGATGGGAGGTTCAGACCAGTGGGGAAATATCACCACCGGAACGGAGCTGATCCGAAGAAAAGCACAGGGCGAAGCCTTTGCCTTAACGGTACCTTTAATCACAAAAGCCGACGGCTCGAAATTCGGTAAATCTGAAAGCGGAGAGAATTATTGGTTAGATAAAAAGAAAACTTCACCTTATAAATTCTACCAGTTCTGGCTGAATGCTACGGATGATGACGCTGAACGATTCATCAAATTCTATACATTCTTAGGAAAAGAGGAAATTGAAAATTTAATTGAAGAACATAAAACAGCTCTTAATGAAAGAAAACTTCAGAAAAAACTGGCTGAAGAAGTTACGGTTTGGGTTCATGGTAGAGAAGAATATGAAAAGGCATTGAAGGCTTCTGAAATTCTTTTCGGGCGTTCCACTGCTGAAGATATGGTAGGTCTTGATGAAGCAACTTTTCTTGAGCTTTTTGACGGAGTTCCACAAAAAGAGATTGCAAAAGATGATGCTTTAGGAGTAAATATCATTGATCTTCTTTCGGAAAAATCTGGTTTTTTAAAATCTAAAAGTGAGGCTTCACGAGAAATCAAAGGGAACGCGATTTCTGTAAACAAACAAAAAGTAAATGATACTTTCACGGCAAATGAGAGTGATCTTATAGATGGTAAATTCCTGCTCCTTCAAAAAGGGAAGAAAAATTACTTTATTGTAAAGGTTATTTAA
- a CDS encoding RNA polymerase sigma factor — translation MNDEQLFQLIAKAKEKDQKAQTRLINIFWVDVFSFVMKKVHDENDADEITVNVFSKVLSKLDMYDPHFQFKTWVLTIAQNTIIDFWRRKSRENQDPTENLEEVKNQYAKSPEELMISEEEQKKIIKTIESLDANYQDIIRLRFFEEKSIKEIAEELGISVANTKVRVMRAKKVLAELLKNNEFEDN, via the coding sequence ATGAACGACGAACAATTATTCCAGCTTATTGCAAAAGCAAAGGAAAAAGACCAAAAGGCGCAGACCAGGCTCATCAACATTTTTTGGGTTGATGTTTTTTCTTTTGTGATGAAAAAAGTTCATGATGAAAACGATGCCGACGAAATAACGGTGAATGTTTTTTCAAAAGTATTATCAAAGCTGGATATGTATGATCCGCATTTTCAGTTTAAGACCTGGGTACTCACGATTGCCCAAAATACCATCATCGATTTCTGGAGAAGAAAAAGCCGTGAAAATCAGGATCCAACCGAAAACCTGGAAGAAGTCAAAAATCAATATGCAAAATCTCCGGAAGAGCTTATGATTTCTGAGGAAGAGCAGAAAAAGATTATTAAAACCATCGAATCTCTGGATGCAAATTATCAGGATATTATCAGACTGCGTTTTTTTGAAGAGAAGAGCATTAAAGAAATTGCAGAAGAGCTCGGTATTTCTGTTGCCAATACGAAGGTTCGTGTCATGCGTGCAAAAAAAGTATTGGCTGAATTGTTAAAGAACAATGAATTTGAAGATAATTAA
- the lipA gene encoding lipoyl synthase produces MEDLIQNTTVQKPKWIRVKLPTGKNYRELRTLVDKYKLNTICQSGSCPNMGECWGEGTATFMILGNICTRSCGFCGVKTGKPLDVNWDEPEKVARSIKLMKIKHAVLTSVDRDDLKDMGSILWAETVNAVRRISPGTTMETLIPDFQGITKHIDRLVDVAPEVISHNMETVKRLTREVRIQAKYERSLEVLRYLKEAGQRRTKTGVMLGLGETKDEVFQTIEDIRNANVDVITLGQYLQPTKKHLPVKKFITPEEFDEFGDFARSLGFRHVESSPLVRSSYHAEKHIH; encoded by the coding sequence ATGGAGGATTTAATTCAAAATACAACCGTTCAGAAACCAAAATGGATCCGTGTAAAACTTCCTACCGGTAAGAATTACAGAGAGCTGAGAACTTTGGTTGATAAATATAAATTAAATACAATCTGCCAGAGCGGAAGCTGCCCGAATATGGGTGAATGTTGGGGAGAAGGTACGGCAACCTTCATGATCCTCGGGAATATCTGCACCAGAAGCTGCGGATTTTGCGGAGTAAAAACAGGAAAACCGCTTGATGTAAACTGGGATGAACCGGAAAAAGTGGCGCGCTCTATTAAATTAATGAAAATCAAGCACGCCGTTCTTACTTCCGTAGACCGTGATGATCTGAAAGATATGGGTTCTATTCTTTGGGCGGAAACCGTAAATGCCGTAAGGAGAATTTCTCCGGGAACAACTATGGAAACGCTGATTCCGGATTTTCAGGGAATTACAAAACATATTGACCGCTTGGTTGATGTAGCTCCTGAAGTGATTTCCCACAATATGGAAACGGTAAAGCGTCTTACGAGAGAAGTAAGAATCCAGGCAAAATATGAAAGAAGCCTTGAAGTATTAAGATATCTGAAAGAAGCAGGACAAAGAAGAACGAAAACCGGAGTGATGCTCGGTTTAGGAGAAACGAAAGATGAGGTTTTCCAAACTATTGAAGATATCAGAAATGCCAATGTAGATGTTATTACCCTAGGACAATATCTTCAGCCTACCAAAAAGCATCTTCCTGTAAAAAAATTCATTACTCCTGAAGAGTTTGATGAATTTGGAGATTTTGCAAGAAGCTTAGGATTCAGGCATGTGGAAAGTTCACCGTTGGTGAGAAGTTCTTATCACGCAGAAAAACATATTCATTAA